The following are encoded together in the Roseobacter denitrificans OCh 114 genome:
- a CDS encoding nicotinate-nucleotide adenylyltransferase, giving the protein MRQGFPKARAGEVIGLFGGSFDPAHQGHAHITREALKRFGLDRVWWLVSPGNPLKPQGPAPLDTRMARAKAIMQHPRVIITDVETRLGTRYTAATLDQLSALYPGVHFVWLMGADNLAQFHKWQRWRDIASTTPLGVLARPGDRIPARMSPAAAVFGRARIPGRASQLLGRAAAPAWCFVNVPMVEQSSSAIRSKGGWV; this is encoded by the coding sequence GTGCGACAAGGCTTTCCGAAAGCGCGCGCAGGTGAGGTGATCGGGCTGTTTGGCGGTTCGTTTGATCCGGCACATCAGGGCCATGCGCATATCACACGCGAGGCGCTCAAGAGGTTCGGACTTGACCGGGTCTGGTGGCTGGTCTCGCCCGGTAACCCGTTGAAACCGCAGGGTCCGGCCCCGTTGGACACGCGGATGGCCCGTGCAAAGGCGATCATGCAGCACCCGCGCGTGATCATCACCGACGTCGAAACACGGCTTGGGACGCGCTATACGGCGGCGACGCTCGATCAGTTGTCGGCGCTTTATCCGGGGGTGCATTTCGTCTGGCTGATGGGGGCTGACAATCTGGCGCAGTTTCACAAATGGCAGCGCTGGCGTGACATCGCCAGCACCACGCCGCTTGGGGTTCTTGCCCGACCGGGCGACAGAATCCCGGCGCGGATGAGCCCGGCTGCGGCGGTTTTTGGCCGCGCGCGCATACCGGGGCGCGCCTCGCAGCTTTTGGGACGTGCCGCCGCGCCGGCGTGGTGTTTTGTTAACGTCCCCATGGTAGAACAATCCTCATCCGCGATCCGGTCCAAGGGTGGCTGGGTCTGA
- the ettA gene encoding energy-dependent translational throttle protein EttA, whose protein sequence is MAAYQYVYHMSGVSKTYPGGKKCFENIHLNFLPGVKIGVVGVNGAGKSTLMKIMAGLDTEFSGEAWHAEGATVGYLPQEPKLDETLSVRENVMLAVADKKAILDRYNELAMNYSDETADEMAALQDQIDADNLWDLDSQIDVSMEALRCPPDDADVTTLSGGEARRVALCKLLLEAPDMLLLDEPTNHLDAETIAWLQQHLIDYKGTILIVTHDRYFLDDITGWILELDRGKGIPYEGNYSDWLEQKAKRLAQEAREDKSRQKTLERELEWMRQGAKARQAKSKARINAYNEMAEQSEREKLSRAQIVIPNGQRLGSKVIEVQGLQKAMGDKLLVEGLDFSLPPGGIVGVIGPNGAGKSTLFKMLTGQLEPDAGTIEYGDTVDLSYVDQSRDDLAENDTVWEAISSGAELIQLGDAEVNSRAYCSSFNFKGGDQQKKVGLLSGGERNRVHMARLLKSGGNVLLLDEPTNDLDVETLRALEDALVDFAGCAVVISHDRFFLDRICTHILAFEGEAHVEWFEGGFTDYEEDKKRRLGADALEPKRLKHKKFVR, encoded by the coding sequence ATGGCCGCCTATCAATACGTCTATCACATGTCCGGCGTTTCCAAGACCTACCCCGGGGGCAAGAAATGCTTTGAGAACATCCACCTGAACTTCCTGCCCGGCGTGAAGATCGGCGTCGTGGGCGTGAACGGCGCGGGTAAATCCACCCTGATGAAAATCATGGCCGGTCTGGACACAGAATTCTCCGGCGAGGCCTGGCATGCCGAGGGGGCGACCGTCGGTTATCTGCCGCAGGAACCCAAACTGGACGAGACGCTCAGCGTGCGCGAAAACGTCATGCTCGCCGTGGCGGACAAAAAGGCGATCCTTGATCGCTACAACGAACTGGCGATGAACTACTCCGATGAGACCGCGGACGAGATGGCCGCCCTGCAGGACCAGATCGACGCCGACAACCTCTGGGACCTCGACAGCCAGATCGACGTCAGCATGGAAGCGCTGCGCTGCCCGCCCGATGATGCCGACGTCACCACGCTCTCGGGCGGTGAGGCCCGCCGTGTCGCCTTGTGCAAGCTGCTGCTCGAAGCGCCCGATATGCTGCTGCTGGACGAACCGACCAACCACCTCGATGCGGAAACCATCGCATGGCTGCAACAGCACCTCATCGACTACAAGGGCACCATCCTGATCGTCACCCACGACCGCTATTTCCTCGATGACATCACCGGCTGGATTCTGGAACTCGACCGCGGCAAGGGCATCCCTTACGAGGGCAATTACTCCGACTGGCTCGAACAGAAAGCCAAACGCCTCGCCCAGGAAGCACGCGAGGACAAATCCCGCCAGAAAACGCTTGAGCGCGAACTCGAATGGATGCGCCAGGGCGCCAAGGCCCGCCAGGCCAAATCCAAGGCCCGCATCAACGCCTATAACGAGATGGCCGAACAGTCAGAGCGCGAAAAACTCTCCCGCGCACAGATCGTCATTCCCAACGGCCAGCGCCTTGGCTCCAAGGTGATCGAAGTGCAGGGCCTGCAAAAAGCCATGGGTGACAAACTGCTGGTCGAAGGGCTGGATTTCTCCCTGCCCCCCGGCGGCATCGTCGGCGTGATCGGCCCCAACGGCGCGGGTAAATCCACGCTGTTCAAGATGCTCACGGGACAATTGGAACCGGACGCAGGCACCATCGAATACGGCGACACGGTCGATCTGTCCTACGTGGATCAAAGCCGCGATGATCTGGCCGAAAACGACACCGTCTGGGAAGCCATCAGCAGCGGCGCGGAACTGATCCAGCTGGGCGATGCCGAGGTGAACTCCCGCGCCTATTGCTCATCGTTCAACTTCAAGGGCGGCGATCAGCAGAAAAAGGTCGGACTGCTCTCGGGGGGGGAACGCAACCGCGTGCACATGGCGCGCCTGCTGAAATCAGGCGGCAACGTGCTGCTGCTGGATGAACCGACCAACGACCTCGACGTCGAAACCCTGCGCGCACTCGAAGACGCGCTTGTCGATTTCGCCGGCTGCGCCGTGGTCATCTCCCACGACCGGTTCTTCCTCGACAGGATCTGCACGCATATTCTGGCATTTGAAGGCGAAGCCCACGTGGAATGGTTCGAAGGCGGCTTTACCGATTACGAAGAGGACAAGAAGCGCCGCTTGGGCGCAGACGCCCTGGAGCCGAAGCGGTTGAAGCATAAGAAGTTTGTGAGGTAG
- a CDS encoding MOSC domain-containing protein, producing the protein MESPLKALIARHAQPGAVTWIGLRPARRAPLVACARAEVGETGLTGDHGTSQKRAVTLLQAEHLPVIGAMLGRTPVTPEELRRNLVVSGINLSALKNRQLRIGGVVLEVTGICAPCSRMEEILGPGGYSAVRGHGGWCARVLQGGEIKRGDAVMPLTSGAPA; encoded by the coding sequence ATGGAAAGCCCGCTCAAGGCATTGATCGCGCGCCATGCGCAGCCCGGCGCGGTAACGTGGATCGGTCTGCGCCCCGCGCGCCGTGCGCCGCTTGTCGCCTGCGCGCGTGCCGAGGTTGGCGAAACCGGGCTGACGGGCGATCACGGAACCTCGCAAAAGCGCGCTGTGACCTTGCTTCAGGCGGAGCATCTGCCGGTGATCGGCGCGATGCTTGGGCGCACTCCGGTGACGCCCGAAGAGCTGCGGCGCAACCTTGTTGTATCGGGCATCAATCTTTCAGCGTTGAAGAACCGGCAGTTGCGGATCGGAGGCGTCGTGCTGGAAGTCACCGGGATTTGCGCCCCGTGCAGCCGGATGGAGGAGATCCTGGGCCCGGGCGGCTATTCAGCGGTGCGCGGGCATGGCGGATGGTGTGCACGCGTGCTGCAGGGCGGCGAGATAAAGCGCGGCGACGCGGTCATGCCATTGACAAGCGGGGCCCCGGCCTGA
- a CDS encoding alpha/beta hydrolase: protein MQIKHALIASALVLTGCVPQSISLAPPPNLYSTGQNFPAEDVPPVLRTTTPRIFYLTDRLSEREGAGAEIYGSMRSEGMAFGTAQVQFGASNWDDLVTRTYVDRGGRISRLDVSGVAEDVQFNPVPLSTLRTDGALIFDPDEEDIYRQEGRAFQAAIRAEILRTGNKRVLLYAHGVGSGFDKSVTTLANLWHFAGRKSIPIVFSWPAGNGGVLGYFRDREAGDFSVFHAKEMLRLLADIPELEDIDIVAHSRGTDVMTKALREQVIFYRGAGKPPKLAMKTGTLILAAADLDTGVVRQRLQAERFSEAFEQINIYINPRDGALRLSSILTNEQRLGAATSESLPPGELARLRKSELVHVIRVENVRGGGHSYFRDNPAVLSDIVLALRTRAFPGGTLRPLELGEDGFWQLHPNYPLERLPDLRVEGSDR from the coding sequence ATGCAGATCAAACACGCGCTGATTGCATCGGCTCTGGTCCTCACAGGATGTGTGCCTCAAAGCATCAGTCTTGCGCCGCCGCCGAACCTCTATTCAACGGGGCAGAATTTCCCGGCAGAAGACGTGCCACCCGTATTGCGCACCACCACGCCGCGTATCTTTTATCTGACGGATCGTTTGAGCGAGAGGGAGGGCGCAGGCGCGGAGATCTACGGGTCGATGCGTTCGGAAGGCATGGCTTTTGGCACAGCACAGGTGCAGTTCGGGGCCAGCAATTGGGACGATCTGGTCACGCGCACCTATGTTGATCGGGGCGGGCGGATTTCGCGGCTGGATGTGTCTGGCGTGGCGGAAGATGTGCAGTTCAACCCGGTGCCGCTCAGCACACTGCGCACGGATGGGGCGCTGATTTTCGACCCCGACGAGGAGGATATCTACAGACAGGAAGGGCGCGCATTTCAGGCCGCCATTCGCGCCGAGATCCTGCGCACCGGGAACAAACGTGTGCTGCTCTATGCCCATGGCGTCGGGTCGGGCTTTGACAAGAGCGTGACCACGCTGGCGAACCTGTGGCATTTTGCCGGGCGCAAGTCGATCCCGATCGTGTTCAGCTGGCCTGCGGGAAATGGCGGTGTGCTGGGGTATTTTCGCGACCGGGAAGCGGGCGATTTCAGTGTGTTCCACGCCAAGGAGATGTTGCGGCTCTTGGCTGACATCCCGGAGTTGGAAGACATCGACATCGTGGCCCATTCCCGCGGGACGGATGTCATGACCAAGGCGCTGCGCGAGCAGGTGATTTTCTATCGTGGGGCGGGCAAGCCGCCGAAACTGGCGATGAAAACGGGAACATTGATTCTGGCGGCGGCCGATCTGGACACGGGCGTGGTGCGCCAGCGCCTGCAGGCGGAACGGTTTTCGGAGGCGTTCGAGCAGATCAACATATACATCAACCCGCGCGATGGGGCGCTGCGGCTGTCGTCGATCCTGACCAATGAGCAGCGATTGGGGGCGGCGACGTCTGAATCCCTGCCACCGGGGGAACTTGCGCGGTTGCGTAAATCCGAACTGGTGCATGTGATCCGGGTGGAAAATGTGCGGGGCGGGGGGCATTCCTATTTCCGCGATAACCCGGCGGTGCTGTCCGATATTGTGCTGGCGCTGCGCACGCGCGCCTTTCCCGGTGGAACGCTGCGTCCGCTTGAGTTGGGCGAGGACGGGTTCTGGCAGTTGCATCCGAACTATCCGCTGGAGCGGTTGCCGGATTTGCGCGTGGAAGGGTCGGATCGTTAG